The Nostoc sp. NIES-3756 DNA window TGCGGGTTGTTGACTCTAGTAAACCAGACTAGAAGAAAATTAGTCAGAGAACGACCTATTGAAAATGGTAAATTTCGTTTTTAGACAGGAATACTAAAAAATAATGGTTCAAGAACGTACATTACCTAAATTTGATACTGCTAACGCCAAAATCACCAAAGAAGAAGGATTGCTTTTATACGAAGACATGACTTTGGGGCGTTTTTTTGAAGATAAATGCGCTGAAATGTATTACAGGGGCAAAATGTTTGGTTTTGTCCACTTGTACAACGGGCAAGAGGCAGTTTCTACTGGCGTAATTCAAGCAATGCGACCAGGAGAAGATTTTGTTAGCAGTACCTACCGCGACCACGTTCATGCTTTGAGTGCTGGTGTCCCTGCTAGAGAAGTAATGGCAGAGTTATTTGGCAAAGCCACAGGTTGCAGCAAAGGGCGTGGTGGTTCCATGCACATGTTTTCTGCTGAACACGGCTTGTTAGGTGGTTATGCTTTCGTAGCAGAAGGGATTCCTGTAGCAGCTGGTGCAGCTTTTCAAAGTAAATATCGCCGCGAAGTTTTAGGCGATCCCAACGCCGACCAAGTAACAGCTTGTTTCTTTGGTGATGGTGCGGCAAATAACGGTCAATTTTTTGAAACCCTGAATATGGCAGCACTTTGGAAACTGCCAATTATTTTTGTAGTAGAAAATAATAAATGGGCGATCGGTATGGCTCACGAACGCGCCACTTCCGACCCAGAAATCTACAAAAAAGCCAGCGTATTTAACATGGTTGGCGTAGAAGTAGACGGTATGGATGTGCTAGCAGTGCGTGCAGTTGCTCAAGAAGCAGTAGCGCGTGCGCGTGCAGGTGAAGGCCCGACCTTAATTGAAGCCTTGACCTACCGTTTCCGTGGTCACTCCCTAGCAGACCCAGACGAACTGCGAAGCAAAGAGGAGAAAGAGTTCTGGTTCCCCCGCGACCCCATCAAGAAGCTCGGTAACTATTTAATCGAGCAGAACTTGGCAACTGAAGCAGAACTCAAAGCAATTGAACGCAAAATTCAAGATGTGATCGACGATGCGGTCAAGTTTGCTGAAAGCAGCCCTGAACCAGACCCCAGCGAATTGTATCGCTTTGTATTTGCAGAAGACGAATAAAAGTACTGAGTTATGAGTGCTGAGTTCCGAGTAGAAGGAAAAATCACTCAGCACTCAGCACTCTCTCACTCTCTCACTCAGGATTAAACCCGTGTTTAGTATTGCCATTCAACAGCAACAGTACAAAACCTATATCCTTTCTGATGAAACGACTGGTTCTCAACTGGAGGTTGTACCAGAACGTGGGGGTATTATTACCCGTTGGCGCGTTGGGGGTGAGGAAATTCTCTACCTTGATGCTGAACGCTTCTCTCATCCAGATTTGAGCGTTAGAGGTGGAGTGCCAATTTTATTTCCCATCTGCGGTAACTTACCAAATAATTCTTACACCCTCAACGGTCAGCAGTACACTCTCAAACAACATGGGTTCGCCCGTGATTTACCTTGGACTGTGGTTGAACAGGCGACTAAGGACAATGCTGCACTGATGCTAGTTCTTAGTAGTAATGAACAAACTAAGGCGGTTTATCCCTTTGATTTTCAGCTAGTGTTCACTTATGTACTACAAGGAAACACTCTAGAAATTCATCAGGAATATCAAAATCTTTCCACTACACAGTTACCCTTTTCTTTTGGGTTCCATCCTTACTTCTTGACTGGGGATAAAAGCCAATTAGAGTTTGCCATTCCCTCCCAAGAATATCAAGACCAGACTACAAAGGAAGTTCATCCTTTCAAGGGCAGTTTTGACTTTAACCGGGATGAAATGGATTTTGCTTTTAATCACATCACCAGTCAGTCAGCGAGTGTCACAGACCATAGCCGCAAGCTAAAATTGACCTTAGACTCAGACGATATCTTTTCGATGTTGGTATTTTGGACGCTGAAGGGTAAAGATTTTTATTGTCTAGAGCCTTGGAGCGCTCCTCGTAACTCCCTAAACACTGGCGAAAAGCTGACGCTGCTAGAGCCAGGGGCTAGCTACACAGCATCTGTAAGATTGTCGGCAAGTTTTTTCTAAAATTACTTGACAATTACCTTGATGATAGTGCTATAATTGGAAAGTTGCGAAAGAAAACGCAAGGGTCGCTAACTCAACGGTAGAGTACTCGGCTTTTAACCGATTAGTTCCGGGTTCGAATCCCGGGCGACCCATATATAACTAAATATACTAGTTAATGCTTTAAAATTTATTGGCGTTGTTGATTATTTTCTTTTTACCTCACGCAAAGACGCGAAGAAGCAAAGAGGAAGAGGTGCGATCGCTCTATAGCTATTTCAATGTAAAAATAGAAGCGATCGCCACATATTTTAGCTATTAATTGCTACATAGAAAATGTGGAAAACATTTAATTATCAAGCTAATTAAATATACTCCTTTCCGAGCTTTCACTGCGCTTTTTCAGTAGTTAGCAAAATTATACTGGTTCTATTTGGTGGAACTGGTTTATGGTATCAAAAACTACTGGAATACAAGGTAAAGGAACTCAAGTAAAAACTCTAACTCTGCTTGCATTATGGGATCTAGGAGGCGCAAAGACGGAAGTTAAGAAAAGCGACCTCACCAAGCGAGTTACACGGACTAAAGAAAAGGCGAAAGATTATCAGGTAGTTTTTGAGGAATTACAACAAACTGGTGCAATTGCGATCGCAACTAAAAACAGAGTAGCTAAGATTTCTCTGACTGATAAAGGCTTGCAAATCTTGGGTGATGGGTTAAAAAGCCAAGATTTTGAGTTTGCTGGACAACAAATTGGTACACCAGTAGCGAATGCGTTAGTTAAATGGATTCGTCAGATAGATACTGTGGGAATTTCTCAGGCTAATTGCGAGAAGACATCGAATCAGAGTGCTAAGGATGCGATCGCTTCTTATGACGAGTTTAAGTCAGTGGTGTTGGAAGTATACGACAAGTTGAACTATGAGTACAACTTTAATCATCTAGTACCAATTTATCGAATTAGAAGAGCAGTAGGCGATCGTTTAAGCCGTACCCAGTTTAATGATTGGCTGCTAGAAATGCAGGCTGACGATATTTTGCAACTACAAGGCGGAACTGTAGAAGATAACGCACCTGACAAGATAGAAGATTCCATCACTACGGTATTGGATGGATTACGCTGCTACGCCAAATTGTTGAAAGTCTAATTTTTGCTCACTCACCATTAAATGTATAACGCCATGATTGCTACTACATCTACCATTGATGAATTAATTAGAAATCAAAACCCTTTTGCTGGTCATATTGTTGTAAGACCGCAGCAGATATGGGGTAAAAGTTACCCTGATGTTTCCTCAATTAATGCTCATGCTTCTAATGCAGTTTTTGATGCAGTTGAAAAAATTCGTAATGGAAAGCGTGAAACTGTAGGTATCACAATAACTGCTGAGAAAGGATTAGGTAAGAGTCACATTATTAGCCGTATTCGTCATCGCTTGCAAGCGGAAGATAATACTTTATTTATCTACATGAGCAAGTATGACAATTTGAATCAAATCAAATATCAATTTCAGCAAACTGTTGCTTCCAGCCTAAGAGCATTTGGCAACCAAAAAGTAATGCAATGGCAAGAAATAGCCGCAGCTTTAATTAATGATGCTAAAAAGTGCAATTATACACCACAGCAATACATCAGCAGTATCTACCCAACTTGGTTAAACAAATACTCAACTAGGACAATTGATAGCTTAACAGAAGCCGTTCTTAAAATTAAGACTGATGTTAATAATCCTTATATAATCAGAGCTATTCTTTGGACTCTTTCTACAGCACATGCTCATTATGCAACCTATTGGTTATCAGGTTTAGAAGTAACTCAAACACAAGCTGATATATTAGGTTTACCCAATCCTAAAAATGAAGATAGGGAGGCTGAAGCATTAAGTAATGTACGGCAGATATTAGATATCACTAGCCATTATAGAGTTCCGGTAATTTGCTTTGATGAACTGGATATTACAGATATTTCAGACACAGGCTTTACAGCAGCACAAATTATTGCAAATTTAACAAAGGATTTATACAACAGTCTGAAACAAGGTGTTTTACTGCTGGCAATGTATCCTGAAATTTGGAATGATCAAATTAGAGCATTACCACAAGCTGAAGCGGTTGTTGATAGACTAGCTAGTGAACAATCAGATAGACAACCAGTAGCATTAAAGTATCTAAATTCTGATGATATTGTTGCTCTTGTTAAGCATTGGCTAAAAGATTTTTATCAAGAACATAATCAAAATCCACCTCATCCTCTCTATCCATTTGATGAAAGTAAACTTAGAGAACTGGGCAAAGGTAAACCTACTGTAAGGTCTGTTCTAAAATGGTGTGCAGAAAATTTTGTAAATCCTGATTTAATAAAGGACAACCTGAATCAATTAGATCCAAACACTACAGGCCGTTGTGTATCTCACACAATTCATCCAGTTAAACCATATTTTGATAATGAAATAGATAATGTTGAAGCTTCTATTGATACATTAATGGAAGATGAAATAACTATTGGTTCCGCTCTCTGGCTGGCATTTGTTAGCTTAATTGGCAAAACCATAGAAGGAATTACAATTGAAGAAATCGAAGAAGTACCAAATCAAGATTACATCGATTTTAAAATTGTTGGAAATCGAAAAAAAGTGAAAATAGGAGTAGACGTACTACAGCAAGCATCTGGGAACACTATACAAGCAGCTTTGAATAAACTAATAGATTACAGAAAGTTTCATTTAACTCGTGGTTGTTTAGTGCGATCAAAAAAAATCAGTCCTAATGCCAAGTTAGCGCAAAAATATTTGCAACAACTATTACAAAAGCTTGGAGGAGAATGGGTTCTGTTACAAGCTCAAGATATTAAACCCCTGTTAGCTATATATTTTGTTTGGTATAACAGTGAAAGTTATGAGCTAACAGAGGAACAGATTTTTGATTTTTTTAATAAAAAACAACTTGCAATCAATAACCCTCTGATTAGGGAAATTCTGAGTGATCCTTCTGGGCAAGAACCTACTAATTTAACCGATGATGAATTGCCTATGAGAATACCTCAAACCGTTTCTAGTGCCGATAGTATCGAACTAAACCTATAACTAACCAACGATGAATCAGCTGTTTTCAATTCCAACAGCGCTGTGTTTACCTGCCCCTGAGATTGAAGCTTTAATACAGGGGCGGACAATTGCAGCTATGTCCAAAATTTTTATTCGTCCTGGGCAAAGGTTCTCTCTTTATCCTGTTGAGTTTTCAGGTAATGCACTTCCAATTGAGCAATACTATCATGTAAATTTATTGCCCATCTCCCAGACTACTGTTAAACAAAATACTGCTCAAACTGTCTCAATTAAGGCTTGGGCAAAGTGTGAACTTTGTCAAATTATAGATAAGACTAAATCATTAAATGTTTTGTCTCAATTAACAATTTGGACACCAGAAGCATTTGAGACAATCATACATAAACAAGGCAATATTTTTCTTGTTTACTTACGGGTTTATCATTTGTCTCAACCGGGTGAAGTTGCTGTTGATGTTAATAATCAAGAAAAACTGGGTAAATTTGTGAGTTTACCTAATATCGCTGGTTCTGAGGATAAACCGATTTTAAGCGATCGCATCTTCTCACAACGCAAGCAGCAACTAGAAAAACTAGAACCTCCACAGCACCCAGAATTAGAAGCATTGCAAACGGCTTTAACACAAGTCTCTCATACTCACCCAGCACCTAAAGAGCTATATGATGATATCCGCAGATTTCTAGGTTGGAGTAGTGGTAAACCCGAAATTACACTAGATTCAGATTTGGTGTGGATTGAAAAAATAGCTAAGGTTGGTAATTCTAGTGATGGACAGACATTTGAAAAATTAGTCCGTCGAGGATTATTAAAATTAGGCTTTACTGGTTCAGGGATAAATCCAGATGCAACTGGTGGAGCCGGAGGTATGGATTTTTATGCTGAAGCACCTTACCCAATTGTAGGAGAATGCAAAGCTACTAAAACAGAAAAAGTTCCTGACGGGACACCTGCACAATTACTAAAAATAGGTGTAAATCATCTAGGTAAATTTCAATATGAGCAAGCAATAAAATTAATTGTTGCTGCTGGAGAACTAAATAATTTCGCTTTAAGAACATCTACTGAACATCAAATGAATGTAATTCGTCCTGAAACACTACAAAAACTAGTTGAACTGCAAGCACGTCATAAAAACTCTATCAACCTATTGGAACTGAAAGATTGTTTGCAAAAAGAGCCTTTTGGTTTGGCTGACGATAAAGTACAGTCTTATATTGATAAAGTTGAACAGAATATTAAATTGCGATCGCACATTATTCAAGTCTTAAAAAACTATCTTGAACGTACTAAATATGAACGTGCTGGAGTTGAATCGCTTCATGCTGCCTACGTGACATCTAATCATACCCAATCTTTAGAATCTAAAGAGTTGTACGAAATTTTGATAGAGCTTTCATCACCATTAACAGGCTATTTAGGAAGAGTTAAAGGGAACGATTGGAGAAGCGATCGCTTTTACTATCTTCGTGATTTAGCAATAAATGTAAAATAACATTATTTGTTCATTATTATTTTTGAGTACTTGTAGTCAATCGCAAAAAAAGCAATAGCACATTGAGCTACTGCTTTAATAAATGACCAACGCATTATTTATTGTTAGATTTACCGTCCGGAACCGTATTCATCTGCTGGGTCGCCGTAGGGATCTTCACTAGCGGGGCTGATATCACCGTAGTATTGGTCAGCAGGGTCGCCGTAAGGATCTTGGCTTGCTGGGGTTACATCATCGTAGTATTGACCAGCAGGGTCGCCATAAGGGTCTTGACTGGTTGGAGTTAAGTCACCATAGTATTGACCAGCAGGGTCGCCGTATGGGTCTTGATTTGCTGGGGTTACATCATCGTAGTATTGACCAGCAGGGTCGCCATATGGATCTTCGCTGGATGGATTTATTTCGCGATCAGTATAATTATCACGATATTCTGAATCTTGATCATACTCGTCGTTGTTGGCTCCAGTGAAAAGCTCTCTTGCTTTGTCAAAAAAGTTATTTACCATAATTCATCTCTTCATTTTGGTGTTAATTGCATCTAGTATGTAGGTGCTTCCTGTGGCGCAATATTTGTTAAATCACGACCTGTAGAACGTCCGTTGTAGCCTTGAAAATCTCGATACTGTTGCGCTTGTGACTCTGGTACTCTAATTCCTCCCTGTGGTGGCGTTACCCAGTGAGCGCGACCTTGGTTATCACGGTAGTAAACACGCCCGTTTCTGGACAGGTAATACTTTCCATTTGCTCCTGTTCCTTGGGCATTTTTACGCTGTTGATATAAGTAGTACAAAGCAGATGCACCCGCCAAAATTGCCACTTTTTGCCCTGTAGAAATCCCTCTTTTTGTTTGGGGTTGGTTGGTAGTATTGGGATAATTCACATTTCTACCAACGCTGTCATCTACTGGTGGCGGTGGTGATGCTGTTCGGGAGCCATCACCGCAGCTACCTAGTAAAGGAACTGAGAGCAATGCAGATAGAAATATAGCTGCTGGTAATGGGGCTTTCTTATTGTTAATAGATGTTATGGGCATTTATCTCAATATTTCTTATTAATTACGAAAAATCTCTACTATTGTTTGTTGGCAACAACGTAAGTTTTCCATAATTAAAATCATTATGAAATGTTGAGAAAATTGACTCCCACTTATGAAGGAAACTGCATTCATCCTTGAGAAATATTTAGTGGTTGAAGCCAATAATTTCTATGTATCTAACAGGCATTAATTTTAATGTATAAAATCACACATATTTATCTAAAAAAGTTCAAAAATATACTTATTACTATACAAAATTAGTTACATAGCTTAATCTTATTAAAACAGAAAGTTAGCGATAACTACCTTTTTATTTCAGTATTTACAATTATAAGGTTATTATGGTTACAAAAAATAATACTTAATAGCTATGTAATTTCCTTGACATAAATATTTTTGTTATCACTGTCGAATATGTATGCTAATACTGTTTACACTGAGACTTAATAATACTTTCAAAATATTAAAGTTGAGGAATAATAAATTATGTATTTCCAAATATGGAATTTCTTCTTGAAAGAAGAGCAATATATTATCTGGAAAGATAAAATAAATCTTTACAATAAATTTGACAAAATCGTATGGCAGAAAATAGCTGATTTTTTTGCTTCTGTAGAGCAAGATTTTTTCTTAAAAGCCAATTTAGGAGAAACTGATAGCATTGCTCAGTTTATTTACTTAGCCTTAGAAAGTGGATATGATATAGCCTTAGAAGAACTTGCTTGGTTTGTGGTCACTAGAAAACAGATTTGGAATTTATTTGATTTAGCGCAGAAAACGCCATTACTCAAAGAGCAATTACTATCAGCTAAAAATCCGCAGCAGTTTGTTAAAGTATCGTCTGATTACGGTTATTATTTTTCTGTAGATGAATTGGCTTGGCTTTTAACCGACATTAAATCTTCTCCAGAGTTAGTCTCAATCAACAATGGAGTTGGAGAAATTTTAACTGTTTCTAACTATGGCAAAATTGAAATAAGCTATTGGATTTGGTTAGCAGAAGAATGGGGAATTGTACCGCCATTTTGTCATAGAATCCAATCAGCAGTCTCATTGCGCCAAAACGTTGAGAATCCTTTTCTACCCGATCGCTGCTTTTTACCCAAGAGCTACTTTAATCAGCATCTTGTTTGTCATTAGTCATTAGTCCATAGTCAACAGTCCATAGTCAAAAGGCAGGAGGCACATTTCCCTACAGGACGCTATGCGACTGCGCGAATTTTAAATTTTGAATTGATTATACTTCCTCATCTCTCTCCACTCCCTCACGATTCAGGTGGGATTTTGGTTAAAGAAAGTTGTACATTGCCATCAAGAGCAATTAACAACTAACCCCTATATATGAACTTTCGTGAAGAGTTTAAACTGCTGCTGAGAGCGCGTTACCCTTTAATTTACATTCCTACTTACGAGGAGGAACGGGTAGAAACGGCTATCCGCGAAGAAGCAGCGAATCAAGGTAATCGCCCTGTTTATACTTGGGATTTTGTTGAGGGCTACCAAGGAAACCCTAATGATGTAGGATTTGGGCGGCGTAATCCCCTGCAAGCTTTAGAATTTTTAGAGAAATTACCAGCTTCAGCGCCAGCAGTCTTAATTTTGCGTGACTATCATCGCTTTTTAGATGATGTGGCGATCGCACGTAAACTACGCAACCTAGCTAGACTCCTCAAGTCGCAACCAAAAAATATCGTCTTATTATCGCCGCGTATTGCTATACCTGACGATTTAACGGAAATTTTAACAGTTGTTGAGTTTCCCTTACCTAGCGCCCCAGAAATTAAAACAGAGGTTGAACGTTTACTGCAAGCCACTGGTAATTCTCTTTCTAGCAAAGTTACAGATGACTTGGTGCGTTCTTGCCAAGGGCTATCTATGGAAAGGATTCGGCGGGTTTTAGCCAGAGCGATCGCATCTCATGGCGAATTGCAGCCAGAAGATGTAGATTTAGTT harbors:
- a CDS encoding aldose epimerase family protein; translated protein: MFSIAIQQQQYKTYILSDETTGSQLEVVPERGGIITRWRVGGEEILYLDAERFSHPDLSVRGGVPILFPICGNLPNNSYTLNGQQYTLKQHGFARDLPWTVVEQATKDNAALMLVLSSNEQTKAVYPFDFQLVFTYVLQGNTLEIHQEYQNLSTTQLPFSFGFHPYFLTGDKSQLEFAIPSQEYQDQTTKEVHPFKGSFDFNRDEMDFAFNHITSQSASVTDHSRKLKLTLDSDDIFSMLVFWTLKGKDFYCLEPWSAPRNSLNTGEKLTLLEPGASYTASVRLSASFF
- a CDS encoding DUF1802 family protein, yielding MNQLFSIPTALCLPAPEIEALIQGRTIAAMSKIFIRPGQRFSLYPVEFSGNALPIEQYYHVNLLPISQTTVKQNTAQTVSIKAWAKCELCQIIDKTKSLNVLSQLTIWTPEAFETIIHKQGNIFLVYLRVYHLSQPGEVAVDVNNQEKLGKFVSLPNIAGSEDKPILSDRIFSQRKQQLEKLEPPQHPELEALQTALTQVSHTHPAPKELYDDIRRFLGWSSGKPEITLDSDLVWIEKIAKVGNSSDGQTFEKLVRRGLLKLGFTGSGINPDATGGAGGMDFYAEAPYPIVGECKATKTEKVPDGTPAQLLKIGVNHLGKFQYEQAIKLIVAAGELNNFALRTSTEHQMNVIRPETLQKLVELQARHKNSINLLELKDCLQKEPFGLADDKVQSYIDKVEQNIKLRSHIIQVLKNYLERTKYERAGVESLHAAYVTSNHTQSLESKELYEILIELSSPLTGYLGRVKGNDWRSDRFYYLRDLAINVK
- a CDS encoding translation initiation factor translates to MVNNFFDKARELFTGANNDEYDQDSEYRDNYTDREINPSSEDPYGDPAGQYYDDVTPANQDPYGDPAGQYYGDLTPTSQDPYGDPAGQYYDDVTPASQDPYGDPADQYYGDISPASEDPYGDPADEYGSGR
- the pdhA gene encoding pyruvate dehydrogenase (acetyl-transferring) E1 component subunit alpha, producing the protein MVQERTLPKFDTANAKITKEEGLLLYEDMTLGRFFEDKCAEMYYRGKMFGFVHLYNGQEAVSTGVIQAMRPGEDFVSSTYRDHVHALSAGVPAREVMAELFGKATGCSKGRGGSMHMFSAEHGLLGGYAFVAEGIPVAAGAAFQSKYRREVLGDPNADQVTACFFGDGAANNGQFFETLNMAALWKLPIIFVVENNKWAIGMAHERATSDPEIYKKASVFNMVGVEVDGMDVLAVRAVAQEAVARARAGEGPTLIEALTYRFRGHSLADPDELRSKEEKEFWFPRDPIKKLGNYLIEQNLATEAELKAIERKIQDVIDDAVKFAESSPEPDPSELYRFVFAEDE
- a CDS encoding Nif11-like leader peptide family natural product precursor, with translation MKEEQYIIWKDKINLYNKFDKIVWQKIADFFASVEQDFFLKANLGETDSIAQFIYLALESGYDIALEELAWFVVTRKQIWNLFDLAQKTPLLKEQLLSAKNPQQFVKVSSDYGYYFSVDELAWLLTDIKSSPELVSINNGVGEILTVSNYGKIEISYWIWLAEEWGIVPPFCHRIQSAVSLRQNVENPFLPDRCFLPKSYFNQHLVCH